Genomic DNA from Shewanella woodyi ATCC 51908:
ATGAATCATGAATAGAAAAATGATTGCTTTTTCGGGCTTTGCTATTGGTTTTCTTTTATCAACGACGGCTTCTGCGACATCGTTTAGTGAGCAGGATATAATGTTGTATGAGAATGCTGCTGGGCGTGGGAAACTGCAACAGATAAAGGATTTTATTGCTCAAGGCATGCCTGTCGATGCGAAAAGAGAGTACAGTATGTCAGGTGCGACTCCTTTGATGCTGAGCTTAAAATTCTGCAAGCCTGAAATCGTGAGTTTCTTACTCAAGCAAGGTGCTAGCTTAACGATAAAAGATGAAGATGGGGAGACAGCAACTGATTATGCTAAAAAGGCATGTGATGAGGTTAAGTCGCTAATCTTATAATTTTAATATGGTAACTCCTAGTTATGCTAATGGTGCCACTCCTAATACTAAGCTGAATGTAGACAAACTAGAGAATGTAACTAGCCTTCATTCGAAGGCTTGCCAACTTAGCGAGAAACTAGCTATATCGTCATTAAGTGCGATATAGCACTTTAATCACATGCCA
This window encodes:
- a CDS encoding ankyrin repeat domain-containing protein codes for the protein MNRKMIAFSGFAIGFLLSTTASATSFSEQDIMLYENAAGRGKLQQIKDFIAQGMPVDAKREYSMSGATPLMLSLKFCKPEIVSFLLKQGASLTIKDEDGETATDYAKKACDEVKSLIL